From a single Alkalihalophilus pseudofirmus genomic region:
- a CDS encoding pyridoxamine 5'-phosphate oxidase family protein, with the protein MNEQELKDKVLDVLKNQKIGTLATVKNNKPHSRYMSFFNEDFTLFTPTDKDTHKAEEIEENPNVHILLGYEGEGLGDKYVEVEGTAVIRDSSELKKKIWSDSFSKWFDGPEDPSYIVLEIKPSMIRLMNAGEEPQVLEL; encoded by the coding sequence ATGAATGAACAAGAGTTAAAAGACAAAGTTCTCGATGTGTTGAAAAACCAAAAGATTGGTACGTTAGCGACTGTCAAAAATAATAAGCCGCACTCGCGTTATATGTCATTCTTTAACGAAGACTTTACCCTTTTTACACCGACAGACAAAGATACTCATAAAGCGGAAGAAATTGAGGAAAACCCGAATGTGCATATTCTTTTAGGGTATGAAGGAGAAGGGCTAGGAGATAAGTATGTGGAAGTAGAAGGAACAGCTGTGATTCGTGACTCTTCTGAGCTGAAGAAGAAGATTTGGAGTGACTCTTTTAGCAAATGGTTTGATGGACCAGAGGATCCGTCTTATATTGTCTTAGAGATCAAGCCTTCTATGATCAGATTAATGAATGCTGGCGAAGAGCCGCAAGTATTAGAACTATAA
- a CDS encoding GNAT family N-acetyltransferase: MLGKKTLQDVKALQEEVEKHDEIKLKLNWDMLQKREEAQHDFFYYDKGELIAFVGTYRFGNKAEVCGMVKPTERRKGHATRLTLEAVAQLRAAGINHILLNAPAKSVSGQSFARSLPTAYSFSEHQMKWHPNKMKTAVTGDVTLLEASDTDLAYIIKMDALGFEMSETEAGSMYKSGVEEGTYIIYAGKDKAGKLRIVDEGNESWIYGFVVTPPLQGKGIGRSVLQQVVERESNKGRQVHLEVALENPRALKLYTSVGFIETGTQDYFLFKE; this comes from the coding sequence ATGCTAGGAAAAAAAACATTACAAGACGTTAAAGCATTACAAGAAGAAGTAGAGAAACATGATGAGATCAAATTAAAGTTAAATTGGGATATGCTTCAAAAAAGAGAAGAAGCGCAGCACGATTTTTTTTATTATGACAAGGGTGAGCTGATTGCTTTTGTCGGGACTTATCGTTTCGGGAACAAAGCGGAAGTATGCGGCATGGTCAAGCCAACAGAACGTAGAAAGGGCCATGCTACAAGGCTCACCTTAGAAGCGGTGGCTCAATTAAGGGCTGCTGGAATTAATCATATTTTATTAAATGCTCCAGCCAAATCCGTGTCCGGACAAAGCTTTGCTAGGAGCCTGCCGACAGCTTACTCATTTTCTGAACACCAGATGAAATGGCATCCTAACAAGATGAAAACAGCAGTAACGGGTGATGTGACTCTATTAGAAGCAAGTGATACGGACCTAGCTTATATTATTAAAATGGACGCTCTAGGTTTTGAGATGAGCGAGACAGAAGCGGGTTCGATGTATAAGTCAGGCGTTGAAGAGGGGACCTACATTATTTATGCCGGTAAAGATAAGGCTGGTAAACTCCGTATAGTCGATGAAGGTAATGAATCTTGGATTTATGGCTTTGTCGTGACACCACCTTTGCAAGGAAAAGGCATTGGCAGAAGTGTACTGCAGCAAGTAGTGGAGCGGGAGAGTAATAAAGGACGCCAGGTTCATCTTGAAGTGGCTCTAGAAAATCCTCGTGCACTAAAGCTTTATACGTCTGTTGGGTTCATTGAGACTGGTACACAGGATTATTTTCTGTTTAAAGAATAG